One genomic segment of Strix aluco isolate bStrAlu1 chromosome 14, bStrAlu1.hap1, whole genome shotgun sequence includes these proteins:
- the LOC141929860 gene encoding uncharacterized protein LOC141929860 — MEVQLAGGFLPLLLLAWLPAGLVHQIPPTIDVSVRLDLILQCLVQPGSNSTAGKVKEFNTMQNNGEKQNEGGVEMNKSSACPIFINVNNASMGTCTCRMENTTNVSENRHSEQNKHGTVSQPKESVITVECRLKIWSENPVVHVQWYKNPRLEVGNQTNTTALGKNSTNLTLCAASTEICGFRVFIRRINLTDTGHDPQGTDPSCGPSQTNVTKEEACTGLKFLMCIIFGLAVGTFLYMPIIGLLLWQCRRNSKGKLTSRQVAEENQLGTAAPVTGTEDLTYANLKFEKKETKPASSDVVYTEIKPPQQQQSVGDASAANAGVDVSPEGEGK, encoded by the exons ATGGAGGTCCAGCTGGCTGGTGGCTTTCTGCCCCTGCTGCTCCTTGCCTGGCTGCCTGCTG GACTCGTTCACCAGATCCCACCCACGATCGATGTGTCAGTAAGGTTAGATCTCATCTTGCAGTGTCTGGTCCAGCCAGGCTCGAACAGCACTGCTGGGAAGGTGAAGGAGTTTAATACCATGCAAAACAACGGAGAAAAGCAGAACGAAGGTGGTGTGGAGATGAACAAGAGTTCTGCCTGCCCCATCTTCATCAACGTGAACAACGCCTCTATGGGAACATGCACATGCAGGATGGAGAACACCACGAATGTGTCCGAGAACAGACATTCTGAACAGAACAAGCACG GGACAGTCAGCCAGCCAAAAGAGTCAGTCATCACCGTGGAGTGCAGGCTCAAGATTTGGTCGGAGAATCCTGTGGTACATGTGCAGTGGTACAAAAATCCACGTCTGGAGGTGGGGAATCAAACCAACACCACGGCTCTGGGGAAAAACTCTACCAATCTCACCCTGTGTGCAGCCAGCACAGAAATCTGTGGGTTTAGGGTGTTTATCAGAAGAATAAACTTGACGGACACTGGACACGACCCACAGGGGACAGATCCCA GCTGTGGCCCATCTCAGACCAATGTCACCAAGGAGGAGGCCTGTACAG GACTCAAATTCCTCATGTGTATCATCTTCGGCTTAGCGGTCGGGACGTTTCTTTACATGCCAATAATTGGCCTTCTGCTGTGGCAGTGCAGAAGGAACAGCAAAG GAAAGCTCACAAGCAGGCAAGTGGCTGAGGAGAATCAGCTTGGCACG GCAGCCCCAGTGACAGGGACCGAGGACCTGACCTATGCCAACCTGAAATTTGAAAAGAAGGAGACAAAACCTGCCTCCTCTGATGTTGTTTACACCGAGAtcaaaccaccgcaacaacagcagAGCGTAGGGGATGCCAGTGCTGCCAACGCAGGGGTGGATGTCTCCCCCGAGGGAGAGGGCAAataa